A single Thiohalobacter thiocyanaticus DNA region contains:
- a CDS encoding cobyric acid synthase: MNTPTLMIQGTTSDAGKSVLTAGLCRWLRRRGIRVAPFKPQNMALNSAVTVDGGEIGRAQAVQAQAAGVEPHSDMSPVLIKPGSDTTAQIILQGQVYGNMDAVDYHACKASARAAVLESYARLAQQYDAVLVEGAGSPAEINLRDNDIANMGFAEAVDCPVALIADIDRGGVFAHIHGTLALLSDSERARTRGFVINRFRGDMALLQGGLDWLTRSSGKPVLGVLPWLHGLHLEAEDAIRAEQQTGSDHDRLDVVIPILPHISNHTDFDSLRLHPQVNVIWVQIDATPPPADLVILPGSKQVRADLARLQARGWQQYLQRHLRYGGKLIGICGGFQMLGRSIDDTDAVEGTPGSSAGFGLLELHTRLRPDKQLRRCRGRLLHDEAPVTGYEIHMGESTGPALQRPALRLKDRDEGCVSDDGQILGTYLHGLFDHPDACRSLLHWGGLDDPEPLDYPTLREAGIERMADAIAAHMDEAQLLQLIGLDAG; encoded by the coding sequence ATGAACACACCGACCCTCATGATCCAGGGCACCACCTCGGATGCCGGCAAGAGCGTGCTCACCGCCGGCCTGTGCCGCTGGCTGCGCCGGCGCGGCATCCGGGTCGCCCCCTTCAAGCCCCAGAACATGGCACTCAACAGTGCGGTCACCGTCGATGGCGGCGAGATCGGCCGTGCCCAGGCGGTACAGGCCCAGGCCGCCGGCGTGGAGCCGCACAGCGACATGAGCCCGGTGCTGATCAAGCCCGGCAGCGACACCACCGCGCAGATCATTCTCCAGGGGCAGGTCTACGGCAATATGGACGCGGTCGATTATCACGCCTGCAAGGCCAGCGCGCGGGCGGCCGTACTGGAATCCTATGCCCGCCTGGCGCAGCAGTATGACGCCGTGCTGGTGGAAGGCGCCGGCAGTCCGGCCGAGATCAATCTGCGCGACAACGACATCGCCAACATGGGCTTCGCCGAGGCGGTGGACTGTCCGGTGGCGCTGATCGCCGACATCGACCGCGGCGGCGTGTTCGCCCACATCCACGGCACCCTGGCGCTGCTGTCCGACAGCGAGCGTGCCCGCACCCGCGGCTTCGTCATCAACCGTTTCCGCGGCGACATGGCGCTGCTGCAGGGCGGACTGGACTGGCTGACCCGCAGCAGCGGCAAACCCGTGCTCGGTGTGCTGCCCTGGCTGCATGGCCTGCATCTGGAGGCCGAGGACGCCATCCGGGCGGAACAACAGACCGGCTCAGACCACGACCGCCTCGACGTGGTCATCCCCATCCTGCCGCACATCAGTAACCACACCGATTTCGACAGCCTGCGGCTGCATCCGCAGGTCAATGTCATCTGGGTGCAGATCGACGCCACCCCGCCGCCGGCGGACCTGGTGATCCTGCCCGGCAGCAAGCAGGTGCGCGCCGATCTGGCGCGGCTGCAGGCGCGTGGCTGGCAGCAGTATCTGCAGCGGCATCTGCGCTATGGCGGCAAATTGATCGGCATCTGCGGCGGCTTCCAGATGCTGGGCCGGAGCATCGATGACACGGACGCAGTGGAAGGCACCCCGGGGAGCAGCGCCGGCTTCGGCCTGCTCGAGCTGCACACCCGGTTGCGGCCGGACAAACAGCTGCGGCGCTGCCGGGGTCGTCTGCTGCATGATGAAGCGCCGGTCACGGGCTATGAGATCCACATGGGCGAGAGCACCGGGCCTGCCCTGCAGCGCCCGGCCCTGCGGCTGAAGGATCGCGACGAAGGCTGCGTGTCGGACGACGGCCAGATCCTCGGCACCTATCTGCACGGTCTGTTCGACCATCCGGATGCCTGCCGCAGCCTGTTGCACTGGGGCGGACTGGATGATCCCGAGCCGCTGGATTATCCCACGCTGCGCGAGGCCGGGATCGAACGCATGGCCGATGCCATTGCGGCCCATATGGACGAGGCGCAGTTGCTGCAGCTCATCGGACTGGACGCCGGCTGA
- a CDS encoding cob(I)yrinic acid a,c-diamide adenosyltransferase, with the protein MGHRLSKIYTRTGDDGCTGLGDGSRVDKDDARVEAFGTVDELNSMLGILAAQSLPAEVREGINAIQHDLFDLGGELCVPELVAIGDGHIRRLEAWLDTMNAELGYLEEFILPGGVPAAAHCHLARTVCRRAERRLVSLARSTAVNPAALQYLNRLSDLLFVLARHLNRLAGEADVLWQRGRNG; encoded by the coding sequence ATGGGTCACCGCCTGTCCAAAATCTACACCCGTACCGGCGACGACGGCTGCACCGGGCTGGGCGACGGCTCACGCGTGGACAAGGACGACGCCCGGGTCGAGGCCTTCGGCACGGTCGACGAACTCAACAGTATGCTGGGAATACTGGCGGCACAGTCACTGCCAGCGGAAGTCCGCGAGGGCATCAATGCCATTCAGCATGACCTGTTCGACCTGGGCGGCGAGCTCTGCGTACCGGAGTTGGTCGCGATCGGCGACGGGCATATCCGGCGCCTGGAGGCCTGGCTCGACACCATGAACGCCGAGCTGGGATACCTGGAGGAATTCATCCTGCCGGGCGGCGTCCCGGCCGCCGCCCACTGCCACCTGGCCCGCACCGTCTGCCGCCGGGCCGAACGCCGGCTGGTCAGCCTGGCGCGCAGCACCGCTGTGAATCCGGCCGCCCTGCAGTACCTCAACCGCCTGTCCGATCTGCTGTTCGTGCTGGCCCGCCATCTGAACCGCCTGGCGGGCGAGGCGGACGTACTGTGGCAGCGCGGAAGAAACGGATAA
- a CDS encoding secondary thiamine-phosphate synthase enzyme YjbQ, whose product MVFQHTLSLSTRGRGTHDLTRAVRDAVRDSGIRSGLCHVFVQHTSASLMLCENADPAVRADLERFMARLAPDGDPLFQHDDEGPDDMPAHVRTVLTGADLTLPVAGGDCVLGTWQGVYLWEHRTQAHRRSVTVTVYGE is encoded by the coding sequence ATGGTATTTCAGCACACCCTCAGCCTGTCCACCCGCGGCCGCGGGACCCATGACCTGACCCGCGCGGTCCGGGATGCGGTGCGCGACAGCGGCATCCGCAGCGGCCTGTGCCATGTCTTCGTCCAGCACACCAGCGCCTCGCTGATGCTGTGCGAGAACGCCGACCCGGCGGTGCGGGCCGACCTGGAACGCTTCATGGCCCGGCTGGCGCCGGACGGCGATCCCCTGTTCCAGCATGACGACGAGGGGCCGGATGACATGCCGGCCCATGTCCGCACCGTCCTCACCGGCGCCGATCTGACTCTGCCGGTGGCCGGCGGTGACTGCGTGCTCGGCACCTGGCAGGGTGTCTACCTGTGGGAACACCGCACCCAGGCCCATCGCCGGTCGGTGACGGTCACGGTGTACGGGGAATGA
- a CDS encoding energy transducer TonB — protein MKPRSDNAWHQQPLPWLVLASLALHAGLLAWQAPLQHEVPALSSRSGALAIQLTAAPSPARRPPAPAAIRKAGDAESAGDAESAGDPHQASPPDASAATQPAAPDPDPVAAAGTTRTEPERQASVERPAPARGGRPTGAEPLPPPRAAAPATTAPVQTRAEVQGSAVLEEIRDALQQHFYYPRLARLRNWEGDVLLGFQVRSDGRIDDVEVLESSGRAVLDQAALSALRSVRQVAYNAAHPVDLQLPVAYRLH, from the coding sequence ATGAAACCTCGATCCGACAATGCCTGGCACCAGCAGCCGCTGCCCTGGCTTGTCCTGGCATCGCTGGCGCTGCATGCGGGCCTGCTGGCCTGGCAGGCGCCGCTGCAGCATGAGGTGCCGGCCCTGAGCAGTCGCAGCGGCGCACTGGCCATCCAGCTGACCGCTGCGCCGTCACCCGCTCGGCGGCCGCCGGCGCCTGCCGCAATACGCAAAGCCGGGGATGCAGAATCCGCCGGGGATGCAGAATCCGCCGGCGACCCGCACCAGGCAAGTCCCCCGGACGCGTCAGCCGCAACGCAGCCGGCCGCCCCCGACCCCGACCCCGTCGCCGCGGCCGGGACCACCAGGACCGAACCCGAACGGCAGGCGTCGGTTGAACGACCGGCACCAGCGCGCGGCGGGCGCCCGACAGGCGCCGAACCGCTGCCGCCCCCGCGCGCGGCGGCGCCCGCCACCACAGCGCCGGTGCAAACGCGGGCCGAGGTTCAGGGCAGCGCCGTTCTCGAAGAGATCCGCGACGCCCTGCAGCAGCATTTCTACTATCCGCGCCTGGCCCGACTGCGCAACTGGGAAGGCGATGTCCTGCTCGGTTTCCAGGTCCGCAGCGACGGGCGCATCGATGACGTGGAAGTCCTGGAAAGCTCCGGCCGCGCCGTACTCGACCAGGCCGCGCTCAGCGCCCTGCGCTCGGTCCGGCAGGTGGCCTACAATGCCGCCCACCCGGTGGACCTGCAGCTGCCGGTCGCCTATCGATTGCACTGA
- a CDS encoding cobalamin-binding protein, giving the protein MSLWLVLAFPAACVAAGVRVEDMSGQALVLDAPAQRIVSLAPSLTELAYAAGAGERLVGAVAYSDYPAPARRLPAVGNANRIDLEAVLALQPDVVLAWGSGNPPAQLARFRQLGIPVFIAEPHSLDDIALLLERIGVLAGTRARADQAAREFRARRDALRARYSDRPVVRVFYEVWHRPLMTVNGDHTISAVIRLCGGRNLFADLPQLSGQVALEAVLAADPDAIVAGGMDATRPEWLDHWQRWPRLRAVRNAHIFHIPPDLIHRHSPRILDGAERMCELLEQVRQSQ; this is encoded by the coding sequence ATGTCTCTGTGGCTGGTTCTGGCATTCCCGGCCGCGTGCGTTGCTGCCGGGGTCCGGGTCGAGGACATGTCGGGACAGGCCCTTGTCCTGGACGCGCCGGCACAGCGCATTGTCAGCCTGGCGCCGTCCCTGACTGAACTGGCCTATGCGGCGGGCGCCGGTGAACGCCTGGTCGGCGCCGTCGCCTACAGCGATTACCCGGCACCGGCCCGGCGTCTGCCTGCTGTGGGCAATGCCAACAGGATCGACCTGGAGGCCGTCCTTGCCCTGCAGCCGGATGTTGTCCTGGCCTGGGGCAGCGGCAACCCGCCCGCCCAACTGGCCCGGTTCCGGCAACTGGGCATCCCGGTCTTCATCGCCGAGCCGCACAGCCTGGACGATATTGCGCTGCTGCTGGAACGCATCGGGGTGCTGGCGGGCACACGGGCCCGCGCCGATCAGGCGGCACGGGAGTTCCGGGCCCGGCGGGATGCGTTGCGGGCACGCTACAGTGACCGGCCGGTGGTGCGGGTGTTCTACGAGGTCTGGCACCGGCCGTTGATGACGGTCAACGGCGACCACACCATCAGCGCCGTGATCCGTCTGTGCGGCGGCCGCAACCTGTTCGCCGACCTGCCCCAGCTGTCCGGGCAGGTGGCCCTGGAAGCGGTGCTGGCCGCCGATCCGGATGCCATTGTCGCCGGCGGCATGGACGCAACGCGTCCCGAGTGGCTGGATCACTGGCAGCGCTGGCCGCGGCTGCGCGCGGTGCGCAATGCGCATATCTTTCATATCCCGCCCGATCTGATTCACCGCCACAGCCCGCGCATCCTCGACGGCGCGGAGCGCATGTGCGAATTGCTGGAGCAGGTGCGGCAGTCTCAGTAG
- a CDS encoding ABC transporter ATP-binding protein: MSLLRAEQLGINIGPRRLVAGLDLAVEPGQCWAILGPNGSGKTTLLHCLARLRQPETGRILIDEQPLESFARKPLARRLGLMPQDNHDPFPLQLREAALLGRYPHLGGWQWEGREEVARVDQILGELELLALAERNIQTLSGGERRRLAFATLLVQDPALLLLDEPTNHLDLRRQLDVLQRVRRSLDHSDKAALLVLHDVNLAARFCNHVLMLMPDGTCLQGPVDELLNTGNLSRLYAWPMQSVAADGGRFWFPQL, encoded by the coding sequence ATGAGCCTGCTGCGCGCCGAACAGCTCGGCATCAATATCGGTCCGCGGCGCCTGGTCGCGGGCCTGGACCTGGCGGTGGAACCGGGTCAGTGCTGGGCCATCCTCGGCCCCAACGGCTCGGGCAAGACCACCCTGCTGCACTGCCTGGCGCGACTGCGCCAGCCGGAGACCGGCCGCATCCTCATCGACGAACAGCCGCTCGAATCCTTTGCGCGCAAGCCCCTGGCCCGGCGCCTGGGCCTGATGCCGCAGGACAATCACGACCCCTTTCCCCTGCAGCTGCGCGAGGCCGCCCTGCTGGGACGCTATCCGCATCTGGGCGGCTGGCAGTGGGAGGGGCGCGAGGAAGTGGCGCGGGTCGATCAGATCCTGGGGGAGCTCGAGTTGCTGGCGCTGGCCGAACGCAACATCCAGACCCTGTCCGGCGGCGAGCGCCGGCGCCTGGCCTTCGCCACCCTGCTGGTGCAGGACCCGGCCCTGCTGCTGCTGGACGAGCCGACCAACCACCTCGACCTGCGCCGCCAGCTCGATGTACTGCAGCGCGTGCGCCGGAGCCTGGACCACAGCGACAAGGCCGCCCTACTGGTGCTGCACGATGTGAATCTGGCCGCCCGTTTCTGCAATCACGTCCTGATGCTGATGCCGGACGGCACCTGCCTGCAGGGCCCGGTCGACGAGCTGCTCAATACCGGGAACCTCAGCCGGCTCTATGCCTGGCCGATGCAGTCGGTCGCAGCGGATGGTGGCCGGTTCTGGTTTCCGCAACTCTGA
- a CDS encoding protein disulfide oxidoreductase — translation MTRHRHLIRLGRAAWQVALVLLVLGAVHLYRTWDTASGQAPAFQARDIQGRPVALADHAGQPMLVHFWASWCPVCRLEEGSIDAIAHDHPVLTVALDSGSDGELKQYMAEQGLGFTVINDRDGAIAARYGVQGVPASFVIGPQGDIRFTSVGYTTGIGLRLRLWLAGWE, via the coding sequence ATGACCCGGCATAGGCATCTCATACGCCTGGGACGGGCGGCCTGGCAGGTGGCGCTGGTGCTGCTGGTACTGGGCGCGGTGCACCTGTACCGGACCTGGGATACCGCCAGCGGCCAAGCCCCGGCATTCCAGGCCCGCGATATCCAGGGCCGGCCGGTTGCCCTGGCCGATCATGCGGGCCAGCCGATGCTGGTGCACTTCTGGGCCAGCTGGTGCCCGGTGTGCCGGCTGGAGGAGGGCAGCATCGATGCCATTGCCCATGACCACCCGGTCCTGACGGTGGCACTGGATTCGGGCAGTGACGGGGAGTTGAAACAGTACATGGCGGAACAGGGGCTGGGATTTACCGTGATCAACGACCGCGACGGGGCCATTGCTGCCCGCTACGGGGTGCAGGGAGTGCCGGCCTCCTTTGTCATCGGCCCGCAGGGCGATATCCGTTTCACCAGCGTCGGCTATACCACCGGTATCGGTCTGCGGCTGCGGCTGTGGCTGGCAGGGTGGGAGTGA
- the typA gene encoding translational GTPase TypA, whose translation MIQNLRNIAIIAHVDHGKTTLVDQLLSQSGTFGDRGVAPERVMDSNDLEKERGITILSKNTAIQWHDYRINIVDTPGHADFGGEVERVLSMVDSVLLLVDAVEGPMPQTRFVTQKALERGLKPIVVINKIDRPGARPDWVLDQTFDLFDRLGATDEQLDFPVVYASGLNGYASLDQGAREGDMTPLFETIVEKVACPEVDADGPFQMQVSSLDYNSYVGVIGIGRISRGKVRTNTSVAVLDRDGRRRSGRILQIFGFLGLERVEVNEASAGDIIAFTGIENLNISDTLCDPAHPEVLPPLTVDQPTVSMTFQVNNSPFAGKDGKYVTSRQIRERLDKELVHNVALRVEDTEDPDKFRVSGRGELHLSILIENMRREGYELGVSRPEVIVREIDGVRQEPYEQLTIDVEEQHQGGVMEKLGTRGGELKDMMPDGKGRVRLDYIIPSRGLIGFRTEFLTTTQGTGLLYSVFDHYGPYKPGNFGQRINGVLIANGAGKALGYALFNLQERGRLFIGPGQEVYEGMVIGIHSRDNDLVVNPLKAKQLTNVRAAGTDENILLTPPVKLSLEQALEFIDDDELVEVTPKAIRLRKKLLLEHERKKAARSA comes from the coding sequence GTGATCCAGAACCTGCGCAACATCGCCATCATCGCTCACGTCGACCATGGCAAGACCACCCTTGTCGATCAACTGCTTAGCCAGTCCGGGACCTTCGGTGACCGGGGTGTGGCCCCGGAGCGGGTGATGGATTCGAACGACCTGGAGAAGGAACGCGGGATCACCATCCTGTCCAAGAACACCGCCATCCAGTGGCACGACTACCGCATCAACATCGTCGACACCCCCGGCCATGCCGACTTCGGCGGCGAGGTGGAGCGGGTGCTGTCGATGGTCGATTCGGTGCTGCTGCTGGTCGACGCGGTCGAGGGTCCGATGCCGCAGACCCGTTTCGTCACCCAGAAGGCGCTGGAGCGGGGCCTCAAACCCATTGTCGTCATCAACAAGATCGACCGCCCCGGTGCGCGCCCCGACTGGGTACTGGATCAGACCTTCGACCTGTTCGACCGCCTGGGCGCGACCGATGAACAGCTCGACTTCCCGGTGGTCTACGCCTCCGGCCTGAACGGCTATGCCAGCCTGGACCAGGGCGCGCGCGAGGGCGACATGACCCCGCTGTTCGAGACCATCGTGGAGAAGGTCGCCTGCCCCGAGGTCGATGCCGACGGCCCGTTCCAGATGCAGGTCAGTTCGCTGGACTACAACAGCTACGTGGGCGTGATCGGCATCGGCCGCATCAGCCGCGGCAAAGTCAGGACCAACACCAGTGTCGCGGTCCTCGACCGCGACGGGCGCAGGCGCAGCGGTCGCATCCTGCAGATCTTCGGCTTCCTGGGCCTGGAGCGCGTCGAGGTCAATGAGGCCTCCGCCGGCGACATCATCGCCTTCACCGGCATCGAGAACCTGAACATCTCCGACACCCTGTGCGACCCGGCCCATCCCGAGGTGCTGCCGCCGCTGACCGTGGACCAGCCGACGGTGAGCATGACCTTCCAGGTCAACAACTCGCCCTTCGCCGGCAAGGACGGCAAGTACGTCACCTCACGCCAGATCCGCGAACGGCTGGACAAGGAGCTGGTGCACAACGTCGCCCTGCGGGTGGAGGATACCGAGGACCCGGACAAGTTCCGCGTCTCCGGCCGCGGCGAACTGCACCTGTCCATCCTGATCGAGAACATGCGCCGCGAGGGCTACGAACTGGGGGTGTCGCGCCCCGAGGTCATCGTGCGCGAGATCGACGGCGTCAGGCAGGAGCCCTATGAACAACTCACAATCGACGTCGAGGAGCAACACCAGGGCGGAGTGATGGAGAAGCTCGGCACCCGCGGCGGCGAGTTGAAGGACATGATGCCCGACGGCAAGGGCCGGGTGCGGCTGGACTACATCATCCCCTCGCGCGGCCTGATCGGTTTCCGCACCGAGTTCCTGACCACGACCCAGGGCACCGGCCTGCTGTACTCGGTGTTCGATCACTACGGACCCTACAAGCCCGGCAACTTCGGCCAGCGCATCAACGGCGTGCTGATCGCCAACGGCGCCGGCAAGGCCCTGGGCTATGCCCTGTTCAACCTGCAGGAGCGCGGGCGGCTGTTCATCGGCCCGGGGCAGGAGGTCTACGAGGGCATGGTCATCGGCATCCACTCGCGCGACAACGACCTGGTGGTCAATCCGCTCAAGGCCAAGCAGCTGACCAATGTCCGCGCCGCCGGCACGGACGAGAACATACTGCTCACCCCGCCGGTGAAGCTGTCGCTGGAACAGGCACTGGAGTTCATCGACGACGACGAACTGGTGGAGGTCACGCCGAAGGCGATCCGCCTGCGCAAGAAGCTGCTGCTGGAACACGAGCGCAAGAAGGCCGCACGCTCGGCATAG
- a CDS encoding TonB-dependent receptor domain-containing protein gives MFRNTLAAAITAASGFISPAAPAADSEEMAQVIVTATRTAQTADQSLASVTVIDRDEIERSQARSTVELLRAKAGIHISTSGGIGKTDSVFIRGTNSDHVLVLIDGVRAASATLGTFNWGNLRPDQIERIEVVRGPRASLYGSDAVGGVIQIFTRRNEGPTARIGYGGDDTREIEAGIGGGKRWRYSLQAGALDTDGIRTLDQASEKHGYDNLHAALGLDGELMPGLAMRFNLTHAHGTNELDPATGDIDYRNQAASLKLEHMTTAVWSQSLTLGYALDETDSASPTSPAVIQTKRRSASWQNDLTVFNGLFTAGIDYWVDEASKDRNGVIDENIYNSAGFVQHQFSALASDWTLGLRYDHHSEFGNETTGNIAWGHDLPTGTRVIASYGTAFKAPTVNGLFWPRSVDSFFGTTYIIQGNPDLQPEESQTAEFGLRHTFGKVRTEANLFHTDLKNLIEWSTVQTGTSTFTSSPANVRDATIRGLELIAAADWAGWNFGAGYTYLDATNDSNDEQLDRRPEHSLDLTAQRDFGRHGIGIEALARSERNDQNATTRLAGYGLVNLTYRYRPAPRWQVEARVENLFDKDYVLASSFAGDWNTLDRTLFVSVRYNGE, from the coding sequence ATGTTCAGAAACACGCTCGCGGCCGCAATCACGGCCGCTTCCGGATTCATCTCGCCTGCCGCGCCCGCGGCCGACTCGGAAGAAATGGCCCAGGTCATCGTTACCGCAACCCGGACGGCACAGACCGCCGATCAGAGCCTGGCCTCGGTCACGGTCATCGATCGGGACGAAATCGAGCGCAGCCAGGCCAGGTCCACGGTGGAACTGCTGCGCGCGAAGGCCGGCATTCACATCAGTACCAGCGGTGGCATAGGCAAGACCGATTCCGTCTTCATCCGCGGCACCAATTCCGATCATGTGCTGGTACTGATCGACGGTGTGCGTGCCGCCTCTGCCACCCTCGGCACCTTCAACTGGGGCAATCTGCGTCCGGACCAGATCGAGCGCATCGAGGTCGTGCGCGGCCCCCGCGCCAGTCTGTACGGTTCCGATGCCGTGGGCGGCGTAATCCAGATCTTCACCCGCCGGAACGAGGGACCGACCGCGCGCATCGGCTACGGCGGCGACGATACCCGCGAGATCGAGGCCGGCATCGGCGGCGGCAAGCGCTGGCGCTACAGCCTGCAGGCCGGCGCCCTGGACACCGACGGGATCCGCACCCTCGACCAGGCCAGCGAGAAGCACGGCTACGACAACCTGCATGCTGCGCTTGGACTGGACGGTGAACTGATGCCGGGGCTGGCGATGCGTTTCAACCTGACCCATGCCCACGGCACCAATGAACTCGACCCCGCCACCGGCGACATCGATTACAGGAACCAGGCCGCCAGCCTGAAGCTGGAACACATGACGACTGCGGTATGGAGCCAGTCCCTGACCCTGGGCTATGCCCTGGATGAAACGGATTCCGCCAGCCCGACCTCGCCGGCCGTGATTCAGACCAAACGCCGCAGTGCGAGCTGGCAGAACGATCTCACGGTATTCAACGGTCTGTTCACCGCCGGTATCGACTACTGGGTGGACGAGGCAAGCAAGGACCGCAACGGCGTCATCGACGAGAACATCTACAACAGTGCCGGCTTCGTCCAGCATCAGTTCAGCGCCCTGGCGAGCGACTGGACCCTGGGCCTGCGCTACGATCACCACAGCGAGTTCGGCAACGAGACCACGGGCAATATCGCCTGGGGACACGACCTCCCGACCGGCACCCGCGTGATCGCCTCCTACGGCACGGCGTTCAAGGCCCCGACGGTCAACGGCCTGTTCTGGCCACGCAGTGTGGACAGCTTCTTCGGCACCACCTACATCATCCAGGGCAATCCGGATCTGCAACCGGAGGAATCGCAAACCGCTGAATTCGGTCTGCGCCATACCTTCGGGAAGGTCCGCACCGAAGCGAATCTTTTTCATACCGACCTGAAGAACCTGATCGAATGGAGCACCGTCCAGACCGGTACGAGCACCTTCACCTCCAGTCCGGCCAATGTGCGCGATGCCACCATCCGCGGCCTGGAGTTGATCGCCGCCGCCGACTGGGCGGGCTGGAACTTCGGCGCCGGTTACACCTACCTCGATGCGACCAACGACAGCAACGACGAACAACTCGACCGCCGGCCCGAGCATTCGCTGGACCTGACCGCGCAGCGCGACTTCGGCCGGCACGGCATCGGCATCGAGGCACTGGCCCGTTCCGAGCGCAACGACCAGAACGCCACCACCCGCCTGGCCGGCTATGGGCTGGTGAATCTGACCTACCGGTATCGCCCCGCCCCCCGGTGGCAGGTCGAAGCACGGGTGGAAAACCTGTTCGACAAGGACTATGTACTGGCCTCCAGCTTCGCCGGCGACTGGAACACGCTGGATCGCACCCTGTTCGTCTCGGTGCGCTATAACGGAGAGTGA
- a CDS encoding YihY/virulence factor BrkB family protein: protein MYQLNEVITRLNGLVWEDDLRSLSPLRRILIRSLRLLYVMVRDFLSGDLTLRAMSLVYTTLLSLVPLLAVSFSVLKGFGVHKQIEPLLYGFLEPLGPKGSEVAAQIMTFVDNVKGGVLGGIGLLLLVYTVLSLLKKIEGSFNFVWRVEQLRPFAQRFSNYLSVILIGPLLIISALGMTASVMNTGLMQQLMAIEPFGTLIVLATKLVPYVLIWVAFTFIYIFIPNVRVRFGAAAIAALLAGFLWQTTGWVFASFIASSTKYAAIYSSFAILVMLLIWLYINWLVLLLGAQLAFYIQNPQYLTRHRVRLLLSNRLKERLALTVMYLAGENHFHNRPPWTLTQLCDHLNLPAEPLNQLLEVLLERGFLVATASEIVGYVPARDIETIRLDELLNRVREAGESHFVRPGQVPALQAVDGLMEELQGAQAAHLDGMTLRDLVVQRQPAR from the coding sequence ATGTATCAGTTGAACGAAGTCATAACCCGGCTTAACGGACTCGTGTGGGAGGATGATCTGCGTTCGCTGTCACCGCTTCGACGGATCCTGATACGCAGTCTGCGCCTGCTCTATGTCATGGTGCGCGACTTCCTCTCCGGGGATCTGACACTGCGGGCGATGAGCCTGGTCTACACCACCCTGCTGTCACTGGTGCCGCTGCTCGCGGTCAGTTTCTCCGTGCTGAAGGGCTTCGGTGTCCACAAGCAGATCGAGCCCCTGCTGTACGGCTTTCTGGAACCGCTCGGGCCCAAGGGCAGCGAGGTTGCCGCCCAGATCATGACCTTCGTCGATAACGTCAAGGGCGGTGTGCTGGGCGGCATCGGCCTCCTGCTCCTGGTTTATACCGTATTGTCTTTGCTGAAAAAAATTGAGGGCTCGTTCAATTTTGTATGGCGGGTTGAGCAGCTGCGGCCGTTCGCCCAGCGGTTCAGCAATTACCTCAGCGTAATACTGATCGGCCCGTTGCTGATCATCAGTGCTTTGGGCATGACCGCCTCGGTCATGAACACCGGGCTGATGCAGCAGCTGATGGCGATCGAGCCCTTCGGTACCCTGATCGTCCTGGCCACCAAGCTGGTGCCCTATGTGCTGATCTGGGTCGCCTTCACCTTCATATATATATTCATCCCCAATGTGCGGGTGCGCTTCGGCGCGGCGGCGATCGCCGCCCTGCTGGCGGGCTTTCTGTGGCAGACCACCGGCTGGGTCTTTGCCTCCTTCATCGCCTCATCGACCAAGTACGCCGCCATTTACTCCAGCTTTGCCATTCTGGTGATGCTGCTGATCTGGCTCTACATCAACTGGCTGGTGCTGTTGCTGGGCGCGCAATTGGCGTTCTATATCCAGAATCCCCAGTACCTGACCCGGCACCGGGTGCGGTTGCTGCTGAGCAACCGGCTCAAGGAGCGGCTGGCGCTGACGGTGATGTACCTGGCCGGTGAGAATCACTTCCACAATCGCCCGCCCTGGACGCTGACACAGCTGTGCGATCACCTCAATCTGCCGGCCGAACCGCTCAACCAGCTGCTCGAGGTGCTGCTCGAGCGGGGCTTCCTGGTCGCGACCGCGAGTGAGATCGTTGGCTACGTACCCGCGCGGGATATCGAGACCATCCGCCTGGATGAACTGCTCAACCGGGTGCGGGAGGCGGGAGAGAGCCATTTCGTGCGCCCGGGGCAGGTGCCCGCGTTGCAGGCGGTGGACGGCCTGATGGAGGAACTGCAGGGTGCGCAGGCCGCGCATCTGGATGGCATGACCCTGCGTGATCTGGTGGTGCAGAGGCAGCCTGCGCGTTGA